A region of Dermochelys coriacea isolate rDerCor1 chromosome 1, rDerCor1.pri.v4, whole genome shotgun sequence DNA encodes the following proteins:
- the LOC119858394 gene encoding carboxypeptidase A1-like, giving the protein MKQLLVFGVLLAAAFSQKLFVGDQVLRIRASNEEQIALLRELGELEDLQIDYWLSPAQPGLPVDVRVPFHSLQAVKVLLESNIIPYTITVDDVQELLDEEKEAMMVSRKFERSSNSFSFSSYHTIEEIYSWMDNLVAENPDLVSKIQIGQSYEKRPLYVLKFSTGGVNRPAIWIDTGIHSREWITQATGVWTANKIATEYGKDASLTAILDTVDIFFEIVTNPDGFAYTHSTNRMWRKTRSINAGSSCRGVDPNRNWDAGFGGPGSSSNPCAETYHGPYPHSESEVKSIVDFVLSHGNVKALLSIHSYSQMLLFPYGYKTEPAPDHQELNDLAREAVVALAGLHGTKYTYGSTIDTIYRADGITIDWSYDNGIKYSYTFELRDTGRYGFLLPASQIIPTAEETWLALMKIMEHVRDNPY; this is encoded by the exons ATGAAGCAGCTTCTGGTTTTTGGTGTTCTTTTGGCTGCTGCCTTCAGCCAAAAGCTCTTTGTGGG AGATCAGGTTCTCCGCATAAGGGCCAGCAATGAAGAGCAGATTGCATTACTCAGAGAACTAGGGGAGCTGGAAGACCTTCAG ATTGACTATTGGCTtagccctgcccagcctggcctcCCAGTGGATGTGAGAGTCCCTTTCCATAGCCTCCAAGCAGTCAAAGTCTTGCTGGAGTCTAATATCATTCCGTATACAATCACAGTAGATGATGTGCAG gaattACTGGATGAGGAAAAAGAGGCCAtgatggtgtccaggaagttcgAGAGAAGCAGCAACAGCTTCAGCTTCTCTTCCTACCACACCATTGAAGAG ATCTACAGCTGGATGGACAATCTTGTGGCTGAAAATCCAGACCTGGTTAGCAAAATTCAGATTGGGCAGAGCTACGAAAAACGACCTCTTTATGTGCTAAAG TTCAGCACAGGAGGAGTTAACCGTCCTGCAATCTGGATTGATACTGGCATTCACTCTCGAGAGTGGATCACCCAGGCAACCGGAGTGTGGACTGCCAACAAG ATAGCCACTGAATATGGCAAGGATGCCTCGCTGACTGCCATCCTGGACACCGTAGACATTTTCTTTGAGATAGTCACCAATCCCGATGGGTTTGCCTATACACACAGCACA AACCGCATGTGGCGGAAGACCCGGTCCATCAATGCAGGATCTTCCTGCCGTGGCGTGGACCCCAACAGGAACTGGGATGCTGGCTTCGGAG GCCCTGGTTCCAGTAGCAATCCCTGTGCAGAAACATACCACGGACCTTACCCTCATTCTGAGAGTGAAGTGAAATCCATTGTGGACTTTGTCCTGAGCCATGGCAACGTGAAAGCCTTGCTCTCCATCCACAGCTATTCCCAGATGCTGTTGTTCCCCTATGGCTACAAGACAGAGCCTGCTCCTGACCATCAGGAACTG AATGATCTAGCCAGAGAGGCAGTGGTTGCCTTAGCTGGATTACATGGGACTAAATACACCTATGGGAGCACAATCGACACCATCT ACCGTGCTGATGGCATCACTATCGACTGGAGCTACGACAACGGGATCAAGTACTCCTACACCTTTGAGCTGCGAGACACCGGTCGCTACGGCTTCCTCCTACCAGCCAGCCAGATCATCCCCACCGCTGAAGAAACATGGCTAGCTCTAATGAAGATCATGGAGCACGTCCGGGATAATCCCTATTAA